The proteins below come from a single Methermicoccus shengliensis DSM 18856 genomic window:
- a CDS encoding ATP-dependent DNA ligase translates to MTTFHELAIVCERIESISSSLAITQEVATFLRALEESELAVCPLLLMGTVFAEWRGLELGVGKSLLYAALSSASGWSARQLDELLREMGDVGRMAEEALRRRAQRTLLSAFGDDGGLSVLEVYDILERIARAEGRGSQGQKVQHLEYLFSSCSPLEARYLARLVMGEMRIGVGEGIVRDAIAQAFGVSSEEVERAYMFTGDLGEVAVLAMRKGSEGLREVRIRLFRPIRVMLAQIAPGISAALEEMGEAAVEWKYDGARVQVHIQGSEIRIFSRRLEEVTHPLRDVAEALLGCIDAREAVLDGEAVAYDPSGRPRAFQYVLRRFRRKYGIEKKRKEIPIHLFLFDCLHVDGKPLIDESLRERRRTLEQIVRESGVVSVAKQVITSDEEEASAVYHEALDAGHEGIILKKLSSPYIPGRRGKHWLKVKPLMETLDLVVVGADWGEGKRAHFLSSYYLACIEDDTGRLLEVGKVATGTTEEQLAEITEMLKPLIISQEGTYVRLEPVKVFEVAYEEIQRSPNYPSGYALRFPRFVRVREDKSPAEADTLSRIEELYARFQ, encoded by the coding sequence ATGACCACCTTCCACGAGCTTGCCATCGTGTGTGAGCGCATCGAGAGTATATCCAGCTCGCTCGCCATCACACAGGAGGTGGCGACCTTCCTGAGAGCCCTCGAGGAAAGTGAGCTTGCAGTGTGCCCCCTCCTGCTCATGGGCACGGTGTTTGCAGAGTGGAGAGGGCTGGAGCTCGGTGTGGGAAAAAGCCTGCTGTACGCTGCCCTCTCCTCGGCGTCTGGCTGGTCTGCACGCCAGCTGGACGAGTTGCTGCGGGAGATGGGGGATGTGGGAAGAATGGCAGAAGAGGCTCTCAGAAGAAGGGCCCAGCGCACCCTGCTCTCTGCCTTTGGCGACGATGGTGGTCTGAGCGTGCTGGAGGTTTATGATATACTGGAGAGGATCGCGAGGGCAGAGGGCAGGGGCTCGCAGGGGCAGAAGGTGCAGCATCTGGAGTACCTGTTCTCCTCGTGTTCCCCGCTGGAGGCGAGGTATCTTGCAAGGCTCGTGATGGGGGAGATGCGCATTGGCGTGGGCGAGGGCATAGTGCGAGATGCAATAGCGCAGGCGTTTGGGGTGAGCAGCGAGGAGGTGGAAAGGGCATACATGTTCACTGGGGACCTCGGCGAGGTGGCGGTGCTCGCCATGAGGAAGGGCAGCGAGGGGCTGAGAGAGGTGAGAATCAGGCTGTTTCGGCCCATAAGGGTTATGCTCGCCCAGATAGCACCCGGTATATCGGCAGCCCTCGAGGAGATGGGCGAGGCTGCGGTGGAGTGGAAGTACGATGGTGCGAGGGTGCAGGTGCACATACAGGGCAGCGAGATACGTATATTCTCCAGAAGGCTGGAGGAGGTGACCCACCCCTTACGGGACGTGGCGGAGGCACTTTTGGGCTGCATAGATGCCAGAGAGGCGGTGCTCGATGGTGAGGCGGTGGCGTACGACCCCTCTGGAAGGCCAAGGGCGTTTCAGTACGTGCTGCGAAGGTTCAGACGCAAGTACGGGATAGAGAAGAAGAGGAAGGAGATTCCCATTCACCTGTTCCTGTTCGACTGCCTGCACGTGGATGGCAAGCCGCTCATCGACGAGTCCCTGCGAGAAAGAAGACGCACGCTCGAGCAGATTGTGAGGGAGAGCGGGGTTGTGAGCGTGGCAAAGCAGGTGATCACCTCTGACGAGGAGGAGGCAAGCGCGGTGTATCACGAGGCGCTGGATGCTGGACACGAGGGCATCATACTCAAGAAGCTTTCCTCCCCATACATTCCGGGCAGAAGGGGAAAGCACTGGCTAAAGGTGAAGCCCCTGATGGAGACGCTCGACCTCGTAGTGGTGGGAGCGGACTGGGGAGAGGGCAAGCGTGCCCACTTTCTGTCCTCGTACTATCTGGCGTGCATCGAGGACGACACAGGAAGGCTGCTCGAAGTGGGTAAGGTGGCAACTGGCACCACAGAGGAACAGCTCGCCGAGATCACCGAGATGCTAAAGCCCCTGATAATCTCACAGGAGGGCACGTATGTGAGGCTCGAGCCTGTGAAGGTGTTTGAGGTGGCGTACGAGGAGATACAGAGGAGTCCCAACTACCCCTCTGGCTATGCGCTGCGGTTTCCGAGGTTCGTGAGGGTGAGGGAGGATAAGAGTCCGGCGGAGGCGGACACACTCTCGCGCATCGAAGAGCTCTATGCCCGCTTTCAGTAG
- the acsC gene encoding acetyl-CoA decarbonylase/synthase complex subunit gamma, whose translation MKVNSPLEVYKHLPQTNCGECGEATCMAFAARMIDRSARLEDCPPLLDEQYRKKYEELRQLLAPEVREVVIGTGEKAIKIGGDDVLYRHQLTFFNPTGLFYDVWDTMGDEEIAERVNEIQGFKKFYVGSFLTPDGIAIRSTSGDPERFARAVERVCSITDRPIVLCSFDPAVLEAGLRVCSSRRPLLYAATADNWQHVMRLAKEHQVPVVLSAFGDLDLLKSMATTFASAGIEDLVLDPGTYPSGKGLRETFENFLKLRRAAILEGQKEVAYPLMGVPATAWLMYEDELTASYWETVIASMQIVKYADVLLLHSTLPSALLPVLHIRDTIYTDPRRPVQVEPGIKEIGKPDASSPVFVTTNFALTYYTVESDLASNKIDCYVVVVDTEGIGVEAAVAGGQLTAEKIKDTLEKEHFDVKEKTEHGVLVIPGLAARLQGELEDVTRLKVVVGPQDSGRIPKWMEKNWPPE comes from the coding sequence ATGAAGGTGAACAGTCCCCTCGAGGTGTACAAGCACCTTCCCCAGACCAACTGTGGGGAGTGCGGAGAGGCCACGTGCATGGCGTTTGCGGCGAGGATGATAGACAGGAGCGCAAGGCTGGAGGACTGCCCTCCGCTGCTCGATGAGCAGTATAGGAAGAAGTATGAGGAGCTCAGGCAGCTGCTCGCCCCAGAGGTGCGTGAGGTGGTCATCGGCACCGGAGAGAAAGCCATCAAGATAGGGGGAGACGATGTGCTCTACCGCCACCAGCTCACGTTTTTCAACCCCACCGGGCTGTTCTACGACGTGTGGGACACCATGGGGGACGAGGAGATTGCCGAGAGGGTGAACGAGATACAGGGCTTCAAGAAGTTCTACGTGGGCAGCTTTCTCACGCCCGACGGCATAGCGATACGCTCGACCTCTGGTGACCCAGAGAGGTTCGCACGCGCCGTGGAGAGGGTGTGCTCCATCACGGACAGGCCCATCGTGCTGTGCTCCTTCGACCCAGCGGTGCTCGAGGCAGGGCTCAGGGTGTGCTCGTCCAGAAGGCCGCTCCTGTATGCAGCCACAGCGGACAACTGGCAGCACGTGATGAGGCTCGCCAAGGAGCACCAGGTGCCCGTGGTACTCTCTGCCTTCGGAGACCTCGACCTTCTCAAGTCCATGGCGACAACGTTCGCGAGCGCTGGGATAGAGGACCTCGTGCTCGACCCGGGAACGTATCCGAGCGGAAAGGGCTTGAGAGAGACGTTCGAGAACTTCCTAAAGCTTCGAAGGGCTGCCATACTCGAGGGACAGAAGGAGGTGGCGTATCCGCTGATGGGCGTGCCAGCAACTGCGTGGCTGATGTACGAGGACGAGCTCACAGCCTCGTACTGGGAGACCGTGATTGCCAGCATGCAGATAGTGAAGTATGCCGATGTCCTGCTGCTGCACAGCACCCTTCCGAGCGCGCTGCTGCCCGTGCTCCACATAAGGGACACCATATACACCGACCCCAGAAGGCCCGTGCAGGTGGAGCCCGGCATAAAGGAAATCGGAAAGCCCGACGCCTCCTCTCCCGTGTTCGTCACCACCAACTTTGCCCTCACGTACTACACGGTGGAGAGCGACCTCGCATCCAACAAGATAGACTGCTATGTGGTGGTGGTGGACACCGAGGGGATTGGTGTGGAGGCTGCGGTGGCTGGAGGACAGCTGACCGCCGAGAAGATTAAGGATACCCTCGAAAAAGAGCACTTCGATGTCAAGGAGAAGACGGAGCACGGCGTGCTCGTGATTCCCGGGCTTGCGGCAAGGCTTCAGGGAGAGCTCGAGGACGTCACGCGTCTAAAGGTGGTGGTGGGACCGCAGGACTCTGGACGCATTCCAAAGTGGATGGAGAAGAACTGGCCTCCAGAGTAG